Genomic window (Thomasclavelia spiroformis DSM 1552):
CAATTGCAGTAGCAATTCCACTTTCAGTAGCTGGATTATTCTTAACAATGATCTGCCGTACAATTGCAATTCCAATGGTACACTTCATGGATGCAGCAGCAGAAAAAGGAAACATGAGATCAATGGAAATGTGGCAAATCTTAGCGATCTTATTACAAGGTGTCAGAATCGCAATCCCAGCAGCTGCACTTTGCTTCGTACCAGCATCAGCAGTAACAGGGGCATTGAATCAAATGCCATCATGGTTAGCAGACGGTATGACAATCGGTGGGGGAATGGTAGCAGCAGTAGGTTACGCAATGGTAATCAACATGATGTCAACAAAAGAAACATGGCCATTCTTTGCACTAGGGTTCGTACTAGCAGCAATTGGAGAATTAACATTAATTGCACTAGGGGCAATTGGAATCGCATTAGCATTAATCTATTTAGGATTAAAAGAAAATGGCGGATCTAATGGAGGAAACGGAGCCGGAGGTTCTGGAGACCCATTAGGAGATATCTTAAACGATTATTAATCTTGAAGGGAGAAAAATAAACATGGCAGAAAAATATAAGTTAACAAAAAAAGATCGTATGTCTGTTGCATGGCGTCATCAGTTCCTTCAAGGTTCATGGAACTATGAACGTATGCAAAACGGAGGATGGTGTTATTCAATAATACCAGCCATCAAAAGACTATATCCAAATAAAGAGGATCAAATAGAAGCATTAAAGAGACATATGGAATTCTATAATACACATCCATATGTATCAGCACCAGTAATGGGTGTAACATTAGCGTTGGAAGAAGAAAGAGCAAATGGAGCAGAAATCAACGACCAGGCAATCCAAGGGGTTAAGGTCGGAATGATGGGGCCATTAGCCGGAGTAGGGGATCCAGTATTCTGGTTTACATTAAGACCGATATTAGGTGCCTTAGGAGCATCACTTGCATTAAGCGGAAATATCGTGGGGCCATTACTATTCTTCTTTGCATGGAACATAATCAGAATGGCATTCATCTGGTATACACAAGAATTCGGATACAAAGTAGGAACATCAATAGCGAAAGACTTATCAGGAGGGCTATTAGGAAAGATCACACAAGGGGCATCACTATTAGGGATGTTCATAATCGGATCACTGGTACAACGCTGGGTAAGTATTTCATTTACACCAACAGTATCAGAAGTAACACAATCAGCAGGAGCATTCATTGACTGGTCAAATCTGCCATCAGGAGCAGAAGGGATCAAGTCAGCATTGACAACATACAGTCAATTGGGAGCTTCAGCATTGGATGAAGTAAAAGTAACAACATTACAACAAAACTTGGATCAGTTAATTCCAGGGCTTGCAGCATTATTATTAACATTACTATGCTGCTGGCTATTAAAGAAAAAAGTGTCACCAATCATAATAATCATCGCATTATTCATAGTAGGTATTGGAGCACATTTAATAGGAATCATGTAAAAGAAAAGCTCGGGGAAACCGAGCTTTTTATACAGAGAAATAGGAGAATACAGATGGTACAGTCAATGAATACAAAAGTAGACTATACAGTAGCGGCGACATCATATCTGGGGATGGCGAACTATGGGAAGGTGATGATAGGGGACAAGGCATTTGAATTCTATAATGAAAAGAATCTCAAGGACTATATCCAGATACCATGGGAAGAGATAGACTATGTGATGGCATCAGTAAACTTTAAAGGGAAATGGATACCGCGCTTTGCGATAGTGACGAAGCAAAACGGAAGGTTTACATTTTCAACAAGAGACAACAAGGCGACATTGAGAGCAGTAAACAAATATATAGAATCGAACCGGCTGGTAAAGTCACTGAGTTTCTTTCAGGTAGTAGGCCGAGGACTGAAGAGACTGTTTAGAATCAAGACGAAGAAAAAATAATATTAATACTTATATTGAAAATATCCTTTTGTTGTAAATATGGGATATTTTTATTTTTTTTTTATAAAAAGATTAATTTTTTTTAAATAAAAATTTATTTTTTTAATTATTTAGTATAATATAGTAATAACGGGATATTTTTAAATTATATAAAAGCAGTATTACGATATATACTGTATCGTAAAATTATATTTAAATTTGGGATTTAATTTTATGATATGGAGGGAAAAATGAAAAATAGAATATTAAGTACAATGCAGCGTATTGGCAAAAGCTTTATGTTACCTATTGCAATATTGCCAATTGCGGGATTGTTGCAAGGAATTGCAATGGCATTGACTAATCAGTCAATGATTGAAGCATATCAGCTTGAATCAGTTTTGGGAGAGGGGACATTGATTTATTCTTTTATGCTTATTTTAAAAAATGTTGCAAGTGCAATATTTGATGATTTGCCATTAATTTTTGCTGCTGGTGTTTCTTTGGGAATGGCAAAAAAAGAAAAAGGAGTCGCAGTGTTATCAGCAGTCATTGCCTTTTTTGTTATGCATACAACAATAAATTCAATGTTGATGATTGATGGACAGTTATTATCTGATGGAACTGTATCTAGTGATGTTATTCAAGGTACAATAACTTCAATGTGTGGTATTCAAACTTTAGAAATGGGCGCCTTTGGAGGAATTTTAGTAGGCTTAGGAGTCTCTTTTTTACATAATCGTTATTATAAAATTGAATTTCCTGATGTTTTTTCTTTTTTTGGAGGAACACGGTTTGTACCAATTATTTCTACATTAGTATTTATTATAGTTGGCATAATAATGTTCTATATTTGGCCAATTATCCAAAATAGTATATATTCATTAGGTCATTTTATTACGGGAACAGGATATATTGGCACATTTATCTTTGGAATTATTAAACGTTGTTTAGTTCCTTTTGGGCTTCATCATTTATTTTATTTACCATTTTGGCAAACTGCAGTTGGTGGTACTATGGTTGTGGATGGGACGATAGTACAAGGAGCACAAAATATATTTTTTGCACAAATGACTGATCCTAATCTAGTCCATTATAGTGTTGAAGCAACAAGGTATTTTACTGGAGAATTTATTTTTATGATTTTCGGGTTACCAGGAGCAGCTTTGGCTATGTATCAATGTGCTGATTCTAAAAATAAAAAAGCATGCGGAGGTTTATTGTTATCAGCAGCCTTAACTAGTATGTTTACTGGTATCACAGAACCAATTGAATTTTCTTTTATATTTGTTGCACCAATTTTATTTGGAGTTCAGGTTTTATTAGCAGGTAGTGCATATATGGTTGCACATATTTTAAATATTACAGTTGGGTTAACATTTTCTGGTGGTTTAATTGACTTTATTATGTTTGGTGTTCTACAAGGACAAAGTAAGACTAATTGGATGATGATCATCCCTGTAGGTATTGTTTATTTTTTATTGTATTATATAATATTCAAGTATTTAATTATAAAATATAATCTTAAAACGCTTGGACGAGACGGTTATCAAGAGATTACAGTTTTTAAAAATTCAGAAAAGTCTAAAGATGAAAATAATACAGTTGATTTACAATCAGTTTATGTAATCAAAGGATTAGGAGGACGTAGTAATTTTAAAGAACTTGATTGTTGTGTAACGAGATTACGTGCAACAATTTTAGATATGAATAAGATTGATGAGGGGTTATTGAAACAATCTGGTGCTGCTGGTGTTGTTTGTAGTGGGGAAGTTATTCAAGTTATATATGGACCACGTGCTTCGATTATTAAGGCTAAATTAGAGGAATATTTAGAAAATAATCGAGATGATGATATTGAAAGTAGTATAGTTGATAATAATATTTATGAACTTAATAGTATTGTTAATGGCGTGGTTAAAGAATTAAGTGATTCCAAAGATGAGATGGTGGCTAAAAAGTTATTGGGTGATGGACTAATAATATTACCAGAGGATAATATTATTAGATCTCCATGTAAGGGTAAAATAACAATGATTTTTCCAACTAAACATGCTATTGGGATTACACTTGAAAATAACTTAGAATTATTGATTCATTTTGGTATTAATACAGTTGCTTTAAATGGAAAAGGATTTGAACTTTTTGTTGAAAATAATCAGGATGTTATGCCTGGAGATATATTATGGAAAGTTGATCTTGACTATATTAAAGCTAATGCTGTAAGTGAAGAAATTATGATTATTGTTATAAATGCATCAAAAGATACGGAATTTGTGAAATTATATGGGTATAAAGAGCAAGGTGAATTAATTGGATTTATTAAAAAGGAGGAACGTTGACAATGTATGAGATTGTAAAAGTATTGAATAACAACACGCTTTTAGCTTTAAAAGATAATCAGGAAGTTATTTTTTTAGGTAAAGGAATAGGATTTAAAAAGAAGGTTGGAGAGTTATTTCAACCAGATGAGCAATGTCAAGAATATGCATTGGTAGAAAAAGGAAATGGAAAAAGAAATATAGAAAAAGATATCGTTAGTATTAATCCTATCTTTATCGAAATAGCGTCAGAAATTATTCGTTTAGCTAAAATACAATTTGATCATGTTGACGAAAAAATATTATTACCATTGGTTGATCATATCGAATTTGCAATTTCAAGGTTAGAAAATAAAATGGAAATAAATAATCCTTTTACTAAAGATATAGAATTACTTTTCCCAGAAGAATATAAGATAGCTTTAAAAGGGCGAGAAATCATTGAAAAATATACTCAGTATAAAATTCCTGATAATGAGGTTGGATACATTACATTACATGTTCATTCAGCAATAAGTACAAGTAAAACAACTGAATCAATTCAAGTAATGGAAGTTATTCGTGAAAATATTGATCAGTTAAGAAAAGATTTAAGAATTACTATTGATGAAAATTCAATTTCTTATACACGTTTAATGAATCATCTCAAATATTTATTATTAAGATTAGATACTAAAGAAAAATTACAAATGGATATTAGTGATTTTACAAAAACTAAATTTCCGTTTGCATATGAACAAGCAACAAATATGTGCCAACAGCTATCAAAAGTATTAGATAAAGAAATTCCAGAAACAGAGATAGGTTATTTAGCTTTACATTTGGAACGTATTTTATCATTGGAATTAAAATAAGAGTGTTTAATTAATAAATTGTTATTTTGTGGAATAAAATTTAAAATTTACTTGAAAAAATAAGATATTAATGTTATCATACATAAGAAACTTACTTTGTAGTAAAGAAGACTATAAGGCGGAAGGAGATAAAAAAATGAAAAAAGGAATTCATCCAAATTACAAAAAAGTAAAAGTAGTTTGTACTTCTTGTGGAAACGAATTTGAAAGTGGATCAGTTTTAGATGAAGTACGTGTTGATACTTGCTCAAATTGTCATCCTTTTTATACTGGTAAACAAAGATTTGCTAGTGCAGATGGACGAGTTGATAAATTTAATAAAAAATACGGATTCAAATAATTTAAAAATTAAGGGGCTTAGTCCCCTTTTTTGATTTATTTATTAAAAAATTATTCATTAACTGTAAACAAAAAATATTTATGTTATAATACTTTTACAAAAAAGAGGGAGTGAGTAGATGCAATTTCATGTTTTAGCGAGTGGTTCTAAAGGAAATAGTACTTTTATTTTTGATGAAGGAATTGGAATATTAATTGATTGTGGAATCAGTAGAAAACAGCTATTATATAAATTAAATAACTTGGGTTTTAATGAAAATAATATTAATTATGTACTTTTAACACACGATCATTATGATCACAATAAAAATATAAATATATTTGATAATAAGATATGTTATTGTGGTAAAGGGTGTATAAAAGATATTGATACTGCTCATGAACTAACCCCATATAAATCATTTAATTTAGCACATTATGAAATTATGCCTTTAAGTATTTCTCATGATGCTACAAGTCCTCTAGCATATGTCATTAAAGGAAAAAAAGAAAGTATTTTATATATGACAGATACAGGATACGTTTCGCAAAAAAATCGACAATATATTAATAATTTAGATTATTATATTATTGAAAGTAATCATGATGTTGAAATGCTAATGAAAACTAATCGTCCTTATTTTTTAAAGCAAAGAATTCAAGGAGATGTAGGTCATTTAGATAATGTTTATAGTGCCAGATTAATGGTTGAATTGATTGGTGATAGAACTAAGGAGATTGTTTTAGCACATCTAAGTGAAGAAGCTAATAGTGAGCAAGTAGCATTAACAACATATATGAAAATTTTTTATGAATATAATCTAGATTTTAATAACATTAAAGTTGCTAGTCAGGTTAATGTTATTAGTGGGGGAGATTATGAAGATTAAAATAATATGTGTTGGTAAATTAAAAGAAAAGTATTTAGTAGCTGGAGTAAATGAGTATATAAAAAGATTAAAAGGGTATTGTAAAGTTGAAATATACGAAGTAGCAGATGAAAGTATTCCTGATAATTGTTCACTTGCTAATGAGGTCATTATAAAAGATAAAGAGGGAATAAAGATTCTTGATAAAATAAAACAAGATGATTATGTTATTTTATTAGATGTTTCAGGTAATCAGATTGATTCAGTTGAATTGTCAAAACAAGTGGAAAGTTGTATGATAAATGGAAAAAGTACAATTGATTTTGTTATCGGGGGATCTTTAGGACATGGTTCTAAAATATTAGAGCGTGCTAATTATCGATTAAGCTTTTCAAAAATGACCTTTCCTCATCAGTTAATGAGATTGATTTTAGTAGAACAGATTTATCGAGCATTTAAGATTATGAAAAATGAAAACTATCATAAATAAGGAGACTAATAATGGAAGTAGGATTAGTTATTGCAATGTTTGTTTGTAATGCTTTGGCACTTAATTTTATGGTTAATGGCAAACATAAATTATCAGGTACTTTTAATATCATTAATTTATGTTTGATTGTAGCAACTGCTTATCAGTTTGAGTTAGTTGATTCAATTATCATGGTATTGATTATTTTTGCGATTTTAATTATTATTGGTTTGATTTTGAATAAGA
Coding sequences:
- a CDS encoding PTS mannose/fructose/sorbose transporter subunit IIC, with protein sequence MSIITVILIIIVALLAGMEGVLDEFQFHQPLVACTLIGIVSGHATEGIILGGSLQMIALGWANVGAAIAPDAALASVASAIIMVLGLEGGSTDVQTAISTSIAVAIPLSVAGLFLTMICRTIAIPMVHFMDAAAEKGNMRSMEMWQILAILLQGVRIAIPAAALCFVPASAVTGALNQMPSWLADGMTIGGGMVAAVGYAMVINMMSTKETWPFFALGFVLAAIGELTLIALGAIGIALALIYLGLKENGGSNGGNGAGGSGDPLGDILNDY
- the rlmH gene encoding 23S rRNA (pseudouridine(1915)-N(3))-methyltransferase RlmH produces the protein MKIKIICVGKLKEKYLVAGVNEYIKRLKGYCKVEIYEVADESIPDNCSLANEVIIKDKEGIKILDKIKQDDYVILLDVSGNQIDSVELSKQVESCMINGKSTIDFVIGGSLGHGSKILERANYRLSFSKMTFPHQLMRLILVEQIYRAFKIMKNENYHK
- a CDS encoding PTS system mannose/fructose/sorbose family transporter subunit IID, whose protein sequence is MAEKYKLTKKDRMSVAWRHQFLQGSWNYERMQNGGWCYSIIPAIKRLYPNKEDQIEALKRHMEFYNTHPYVSAPVMGVTLALEEERANGAEINDQAIQGVKVGMMGPLAGVGDPVFWFTLRPILGALGASLALSGNIVGPLLFFFAWNIIRMAFIWYTQEFGYKVGTSIAKDLSGGLLGKITQGASLLGMFIIGSLVQRWVSISFTPTVSEVTQSAGAFIDWSNLPSGAEGIKSALTTYSQLGASALDEVKVTTLQQNLDQLIPGLAALLLTLLCCWLLKKKVSPIIIIIALFIVGIGAHLIGIM
- a CDS encoding DUF956 family protein, with translation MVQSMNTKVDYTVAATSYLGMANYGKVMIGDKAFEFYNEKNLKDYIQIPWEEIDYVMASVNFKGKWIPRFAIVTKQNGRFTFSTRDNKATLRAVNKYIESNRLVKSLSFFQVVGRGLKRLFRIKTKKK
- a CDS encoding PTS transporter subunit IIABC: MKNRILSTMQRIGKSFMLPIAILPIAGLLQGIAMALTNQSMIEAYQLESVLGEGTLIYSFMLILKNVASAIFDDLPLIFAAGVSLGMAKKEKGVAVLSAVIAFFVMHTTINSMLMIDGQLLSDGTVSSDVIQGTITSMCGIQTLEMGAFGGILVGLGVSFLHNRYYKIEFPDVFSFFGGTRFVPIISTLVFIIVGIIMFYIWPIIQNSIYSLGHFITGTGYIGTFIFGIIKRCLVPFGLHHLFYLPFWQTAVGGTMVVDGTIVQGAQNIFFAQMTDPNLVHYSVEATRYFTGEFIFMIFGLPGAALAMYQCADSKNKKACGGLLLSAALTSMFTGITEPIEFSFIFVAPILFGVQVLLAGSAYMVAHILNITVGLTFSGGLIDFIMFGVLQGQSKTNWMMIIPVGIVYFLLYYIIFKYLIIKYNLKTLGRDGYQEITVFKNSEKSKDENNTVDLQSVYVIKGLGGRSNFKELDCCVTRLRATILDMNKIDEGLLKQSGAAGVVCSGEVIQVIYGPRASIIKAKLEEYLENNRDDDIESSIVDNNIYELNSIVNGVVKELSDSKDEMVAKKLLGDGLIILPEDNIIRSPCKGKITMIFPTKHAIGITLENNLELLIHFGINTVALNGKGFELFVENNQDVMPGDILWKVDLDYIKANAVSEEIMIIVINASKDTEFVKLYGYKEQGELIGFIKKEER
- the rpmE gene encoding 50S ribosomal protein L31, with the protein product MKKGIHPNYKKVKVVCTSCGNEFESGSVLDEVRVDTCSNCHPFYTGKQRFASADGRVDKFNKKYGFK
- a CDS encoding PRD domain-containing protein yields the protein MYEIVKVLNNNTLLALKDNQEVIFLGKGIGFKKKVGELFQPDEQCQEYALVEKGNGKRNIEKDIVSINPIFIEIASEIIRLAKIQFDHVDEKILLPLVDHIEFAISRLENKMEINNPFTKDIELLFPEEYKIALKGREIIEKYTQYKIPDNEVGYITLHVHSAISTSKTTESIQVMEVIRENIDQLRKDLRITIDENSISYTRLMNHLKYLLLRLDTKEKLQMDISDFTKTKFPFAYEQATNMCQQLSKVLDKEIPETEIGYLALHLERILSLELK
- a CDS encoding MBL fold metallo-hydrolase → MQFHVLASGSKGNSTFIFDEGIGILIDCGISRKQLLYKLNNLGFNENNINYVLLTHDHYDHNKNINIFDNKICYCGKGCIKDIDTAHELTPYKSFNLAHYEIMPLSISHDATSPLAYVIKGKKESILYMTDTGYVSQKNRQYINNLDYYIIESNHDVEMLMKTNRPYFLKQRIQGDVGHLDNVYSARLMVELIGDRTKEIVLAHLSEEANSEQVALTTYMKIFYEYNLDFNNIKVASQVNVISGGDYED